TCTCCACCACgcgcttttctttttcttgtctcTCACTTCCTTTCCAAGAAAACCTCTTTACAATAATTAAAAGCTGTTTCTCTTCTCACCAACTCACCAAACTCGGGCAAACTCAGTCGTTCTCAATTCTCGTTGACAGACAGCCAACTCTTCTTCatctgcttcttctttttttggtcTCAAAACACGTGAGATCTACTCCTTCCGCTTCAACTCACTCCCCGTCAACCCAGTCAACTTTCTCTTCTTCACTCACATTGTAAATATTTGTTGTTCCCCCCCCCCTTTTTCTTCCTCAAAATTTCCGTCTCATATTTCAACTCATTCGACTAAGGACTCACTGCTATTTGTGCAAGTAATTTCTTTAAGGAGTCGAGATCGGTTAGCTTGTGGTCTTCCAACTCTGTTCCGATCTCTCGTTTCAACCTACTCCAAGATCGGTTGAAATCGCGATCCATGAACTCGGTTTTTAGACTCAGTCCGAGTTCTGGGTAGATTGAGGATCGAGTCGAGTTGTGGTTGACTCTATGTAGAGCTATCCCTTCagaattagggtttttggaagatttttttttcgaaGTATGGCAGCTGTGCGAAGGTGGAGTGAGGGCATGGCCTCAGATAATGTTAAGGGTTTGGTTTTAGCGCTTTCTTCCAGTTTATTTATTGGAGCAAGTTTCATTGTTAAGAAAAAAGGCTTGAAGAAAGCTGGTGCTTCTGGTATCAGGGCAGGTACTTCAATTTATCAAAGttttactaatattttctcttatttttgttATCATTAGAATTGGgggattttgttttattgtaaaatataattttcagtCTTTCTGGATTACTGCAGGGTGTTGTGACGCATTGAATAGTAGTCTACTCAATTTAGGAAAGTCAATTTGAGTGAACTGTAActgttggaaatcaatttgcctTGGGAATTTAATTAACAAGCACGGTCATTAAATCGATTTGAGCCTTTGGAAATCTAGTATGAGAACTGTTTGGGGAAAATGATCTGCTTGTTCAGATGATTGTTTGTTTTGTTgctatgaaataaaaaaaaaaaaattctgttcATGTTATGACTGTTATCGCCCAAATTGTTATGTTGCATTGCTGTTAGCACCTTGTTTTTTTCGTTACCTCAGTTACCTAAAGAACTCTTTGAAATGCACTGCTATCATTTAgtgttttatcaaaatttgacaCTGGTATTGCTCTAGTGCGTAACACGGTGCCAATGATTGTTTTATTGGTTTTACTTTTTGCACAGGCAGTGGAGGTTATTCTTACTTGTTGGAGCCACTTTGGTGGGTAGGCATGATAACAAGTAAGTTTTATGGATTTTGCATTGATCATTAACTCAATATTTTATGGTTATATGATTCTGTAGAAACAACATTGCACTTATTGAAAAGATCatctttttgtgttttgttgGAATCTACATAGTTCTTTTAGTTTTGTTGCATGCATACATGTTAATGTTTAGGGGATAATCAAATTGTGCAATCTTGTTAAATTTACTGAATTGTCTGAGTTGCTTATGGTTCATGATTTTGGAAGTAAAAGTGGTTAAATTCTAATTCAAACTTGGCTATGCAACAGTGGTTGTTGGGGAAATTGCTAATTTTGCAGCTTATGCATTTGCACCTGCTATACTGGTTACTCCTCTTGGTGCCCTCAGTATAATTATCAGGTATGGAAATATATCACTCAAATTTCTGGTTTGGCCTTTTAGTGTTAATTGTTAGTTGTCATTTCTCTTGCAGTGCGGCCCTAGCACATATAATTTTACGGGAAAAATTACATACTTTTGGGATTCTTGGTTGTGTTTTATGTGTCGTGGGATCTACAGCAATCGTTTTGCATGCTCCCCCAGAACGTCAGATTGAATCTGTAACGGAAGTTTGGGATCTTGCTACAGAGCCAGGTTCCATTATGTTTGCTTTCAGCTCTGAACATTGTTTTATGCTCAAAATTGTTGAACTGCTAAGAAAGAAAATGATTGTAGTTTTCCTTGGATCTTCTTGCAGGGTTCCTATTTTACGCATTATTGGTCTTAACAGCTGTCTTTATACTTATATTCCACTTTGTTCCACAATATGGACAGTCACACATTATGGTTTACATTGGAGTTTGCTCTCTTGTGGGTTCCATTTCGGTATGCATCCCTGTCAGGCTGTTGGTTGCTTAGTTTTGTTTACCTTCTTATGTTTTTGCAGATTGTAATTTATCTAAGTGT
The sequence above is a segment of the Gossypium raimondii isolate GPD5lz chromosome 4, ASM2569854v1, whole genome shotgun sequence genome. Coding sequences within it:
- the LOC105779673 gene encoding probable magnesium transporter NIPA3, producing MAAVRRWSEGMASDNVKGLVLALSSSLFIGASFIVKKKGLKKAGASGIRAGSGGYSYLLEPLWWVGMITMVVGEIANFAAYAFAPAILVTPLGALSIIISAALAHIILREKLHTFGILGCVLCVVGSTAIVLHAPPERQIESVTEVWDLATEPGFLFYALLVLTAVFILIFHFVPQYGQSHIMVYIGVCSLVGSISVMSVKAVGIALKLTFSGMNQLVYPQTWAFTLVVVTCVVTQMNYLNKALDTFNTAVVSPIYYVMFTTLTILASVIMFKDWDRQNPTQIITEMCGFVTILSGTFLLHKTKDMVDGTSLTSMSMRQLKHEEEDDFDESIPLKRQDSLRIP